A stretch of the Geovibrio thiophilus genome encodes the following:
- a CDS encoding Spy/CpxP family protein refolding chaperone encodes MKKSAYFVVIFLIGFVAGAIAMNIYRIAQFNHMRKEPHDVAAKIHSMLERELKLTPEQSADVRRILDEARPKADALRDKTKREADEIFEEAFRKMNEVLDEGQMKKLYELHERFKKTPPPPPPTGGFGPPPPPPFPDRP; translated from the coding sequence ATGAAAAAGTCTGCTTATTTTGTTGTTATATTTCTTATTGGTTTTGTGGCAGGCGCAATTGCCATGAATATTTACCGCATAGCACAGTTTAATCATATGCGTAAAGAGCCGCACGATGTGGCGGCAAAAATTCACTCCATGCTTGAACGGGAGCTTAAGCTCACTCCTGAGCAGTCTGCCGATGTAAGGCGTATTCTTGACGAGGCGCGCCCGAAGGCAGATGCGCTCAGGGATAAAACGAAGCGTGAGGCCGATGAAATTTTTGAAGAAGCTTTCAGAAAAATGAATGAAGTTCTGGATGAAGGACAGATGAAAAAACTGTATGAGCTTCATGAAAGGTTCAAGAAAACCCCGCCCCCTCCTCCGCCGACGGGCGGGTTCGGA
- a CDS encoding RNA polymerase sigma factor, translated as MCSKLQPDISDRELIERLVCGEYEYFRVFVKRFESLVFETVGRHVPEDMTEDVAQEVFIKVFKSLKTLDNSEKVKGWLKKVSINCCCDYWRREYRKNETSLSSLSYEGGNLLERLESESAGDEFERKSRQTHLRMILDRAMLVLSPKDRILMELVYFDGVSAAEAADVMNMTRAGVKVRAFRAKKKLSDALKRMGIRDSNYE; from the coding sequence ATGTGCAGCAAACTACAGCCTGATATTTCCGACAGAGAGCTGATAGAAAGGCTTGTCTGCGGGGAATACGAATATTTCAGAGTCTTTGTTAAAAGATTCGAGTCGCTGGTTTTTGAAACCGTGGGAAGACATGTTCCGGAGGACATGACCGAAGATGTTGCACAGGAAGTTTTTATAAAAGTTTTCAAGTCATTGAAAACACTGGATAATTCTGAAAAAGTCAAAGGCTGGCTCAAAAAAGTGAGCATAAACTGCTGCTGTGACTACTGGCGGCGGGAATACAGAAAGAACGAAACTTCCCTCAGCAGTCTGAGCTATGAGGGCGGAAACCTGCTTGAAAGGCTGGAATCCGAAAGCGCGGGCGATGAGTTTGAGAGAAAAAGCAGGCAGACGCACCTGAGGATGATTCTCGACAGAGCTATGCTCGTTCTTTCTCCCAAGGACAGAATACTGATGGAGCTGGTATACTTTGACGGAGTCTCCGCTGCGGAGGCTGCGGACGTTATGAATATGACAAGAGCGGGGGTCAAAGTCAGAGCCTTCCGCGCAAAGAAAAAGCTTTCAGACGCACTTAAAAGAATGGGAATCAGGGACAGTAATTATGAGTGA